A window of the Physeter macrocephalus isolate SW-GA chromosome 7, ASM283717v5, whole genome shotgun sequence genome harbors these coding sequences:
- the APELA gene encoding apelin receptor early endogenous ligand: MRLQQFFFLFLVFMMSLLLIHGQRPANLALRRKLHRYNCLQRRCMPLHSRVPFP, translated from the exons ATGAGATTGCaacaattcttttttctgtttcttgtttttatgaTGAGTCTTCTACTTATCCACGGACAGAGACCAG ctaattTGGCACTGAGAAGAAAATTGCACAGGTACAACTGCCTTCAGAGGAGATGTATGCCTCTCCATTCACGAGTGCCCTTCCCCTGA